GATCGTGAACGTGTCGCGGGGCCGCGAGAGCGCGACCGACACACTACTGAACATCACCGCCAACGATGGCGACATGGCTTATAACTTTGCCATCGTGAACAAGACGCTCGCGGCGGGGTCGCTGCCCGAGGATCACGTGAAGGCCTGCACGGCGGCGATGGAGCCGTGCGGCGTGAGCGCGGGCTACCGTCCGGCGCTTGGCGGAAACCCGCTGCCACGTGGCAAGGTGATGTTCGGCATGGCGCGCGATCGCCTTGAAATCGTCGCGAGGACCACGCATACGCTCTGGTCGATTCAGGACGGCCGTTTGCAGATCGTGCCTGAAACCTCGTATGTGCCCGGAGAGGTGCCGGTCATCACCGCCCGGACCGGCATGCTCGAGACGATGACGTTGGAGACTGGCGGCATCAAGGTGCGGATGCTGCTGAATCCATCGATCAGGATCGGGCATCTGGTCAAGCTCGATAACGCGAGTATTCCACCCACCGAGAGCGGGTCCGGTGTCGACCGGAACGCAGGTACTGCCGAGCAATCCCGGGCCAACCTGATCGACAAGGACGGCATCTATTGCGTCGTGAACGCATCGATCAAGGGCGACACAAGCGGAAACGACTGGTACACCGAAATCATCTGTCTGCCTGCGGATGCGACGTCGGGAGTGGAAACGTCGGATGGTGCAGGTGGCGTCAGGGCGCCCGCACCGGCGAAGCTGGGCGTGATCTCGAACGGCTGATCGATGCGAGCGCCGAGTCGCGGGTGATGGTTTCCACCTGCGCTCGCGATAACAGCGCCGTGGAGCCGCTATCCATTGTCGCGGCACGTGCCACGAGCGGCGCGATGGCTTCCTTTTATCGTTATTTCCTCACCATGAATCGAAACGAGCAAATCGGCGATCCGCTGATGTCGTTGCGCGCGGCCTTGCGCGGCCAGCAGGCCGACCTCTGGACGGCGCTGCCCGGCACCATCGAATCCTACGATGTCGGTACCCAGACCGTGGTTATCCAGCCCGCCATCAAGGCGCAGATCACCGCGAGCGACGGTGGCGTCACGACGGTTGCGCTTCCGCCTCTGGTCGATTGTCCGGTGCAATTT
The genomic region above belongs to Burkholderia plantarii and contains:
- a CDS encoding phage protein, with product MTTQFGRKVGLVIGPDSGAALDLSDLRIRFAVKRGDTHSPNTLDLTVYNLSEHTVQKAESKEFTRIVLQAGYEGNYGIIFDGSIVNVSRGRESATDTLLNITANDGDMAYNFAIVNKTLAAGSLPEDHVKACTAAMEPCGVSAGYRPALGGNPLPRGKVMFGMARDRLEIVARTTHTLWSIQDGRLQIVPETSYVPGEVPVITARTGMLETMTLETGGIKVRMLLNPSIRIGHLVKLDNASIPPTESGSGVDRNAGTAEQSRANLIDKDGIYCVVNASIKGDTSGNDWYTEIICLPADATSGVETSDGAGGVRAPAPAKLGVISNG